One window from the genome of Canis lupus dingo isolate Sandy chromosome 15, ASM325472v2, whole genome shotgun sequence encodes:
- the MANEAL gene encoding glycoprotein endo-alpha-1,2-mannosidase-like protein isoform X1, with amino-acid sequence MARRRRRACIALFLVLLFAFGTLMGLRTLKAPDGLPALGPGLELAPFERRPEGAPAAPPPPPPPPRTAGPASAPGPAPAEAAPAPGPGPRVYSDLHAFYYSWYGSPRREGRYVHWDHVMVPHWDPKISASYPRGRHSPPDDLGSSFYPELGPYSSRDPDVLREHMTQLREAAIGVLVLSWYPPGMADDNGEPSDDLVPAILDTAHQYNIQVAFHIQPYKGRDDITLHDNIKYIIDTYGSHGAFYRYKNSMGKSLPLFYIYDSYLTSPEAWAHLLTPNGPHSIRNTPYDGVFIALLVEEGHTHDILAAGFDGMYTYFASNGFSFGSSHQNWKAVKNFCDANNLLFIPSVGPGYIDTSIRPWNNHNTRNRVNGKYYETALQAALMVRPEIVSITSFNEWHEGTQIEKAVPKKTPTRLYLDYLPHQPSLYLELTRRWAEHFIKEKEQWLM; translated from the exons ATGGCCCGGCGGCGGCGCCGCGCCTGCATCGCGCTGTTCCTGGTGCTGCTGTTCGCCTTCGGCACCCTCATGGGCCTGCGCACGCTCAAGGCCCCGGACGGGCTCCCGGCGCTGGGCCCCGGCCTGGAGCTGGCGCCCTTCGAGCGGCGCCCGGAGGgggcccccgccgcgcccccgccgccgccgccgccgccccgcacGGCCGGCCCCGCcagcgcccccggcccggcccccgcggaGGCCGCGCCCGCCCCCGGGCCGGGCCCGCGCGTCTACTCGGACCTGCACGCCTTCTACTACTCGTGGTACGGGAGCCCGCGGCGCGAGGGCCGCTACGTGCACTGGGACCACGTCATGGTGCCGCACTGGGACCCCAAGATCTCGGCCAGCTACCCCCGCGGCCGCCACAGCCCCCCCGACGACTTGGGCTCCAGCTTCTACCCGGAGCTGGGGCCCTACAGCTCCCGGGACCCCGACGTGCTGCGGGAGCACATGACCCAGCTCCGGGAAGCCGCCATCG GCGTCCTGGTCCTGTCCTGGTACCCGCCTGGCATGGCTGATGATAACGGGGAGCCCTCAGACGACCTGGTACCCGCCATCCTCGACACCGCCCATCAGTACAacatccag GTGGCCTTCCATATCCAACCCTACAAGGGCCGGGATGACATCACGCTGCATGACAACATCAAGTACATCATTGACAC GTATGGCTCCCACGGTGCGTTTTACCGCTATAAGAACAGCATGGGTAAGAGCCTCCCACTCTTTTATATCTACGACTCATACCTGACATCCCCGGAGGCCTGGGCCCACCTCCTGACACCCAACGGGCCCCACTCCATCCGCAACACCCCCTATGACGGGGTCTTCATCGCGCTGCTGGTGGAGGAGGGCCACACTCACGACATCCTGGCTGCTGGGTTTGACGGCATGTACACCTACTTCGCCTCCAACGGTTTCTCCTTCGGCTCCTCCCACCAGAACTGGAAAGCCGTGAAGAACTTCTGTGATGCCAACAACCTCCTGTTCATTCCCAGCGTGGGGCCTGGCTACATTGACACCAGCATCCGGCCTTGGAACAACCACAATACTCGGAACAGGGTCAACGGCAAGTACTATGAGACGGCCCTGCAGGCGGCCCTGATGGTGAGGCCCGAGATCGTCTCCATCACCTCGTTCAACGAATGGCACGAGGGCACCCAGATCGAGAAGGCCGTTCCCAAGAAGACGCCGACACGTCTGTATCTGGACTACCTGCCTCACCAGCCCAGCCTGTACCTGGAGCTGACCCGCCGCTGGGCAGAGCACTTCATCAAGGAGAAAGAGCAATGGCTGATGTGA
- the YRDC gene encoding threonylcarbamoyl-AMP synthase — protein MSPARRCGALRAAVAAGAGLSEGPAGSARRGRLLRAPSRLLRLPGGGAVRAASPERAGWTEALRAAVAELRAGAVVAVPTDTLYGLACAASCSAALDAVYRLKGRSHAKPLAVCLGRVADVYRYCRVSVPEGLLRDLLPGPVTLVLERSQELNRDLNPCTPLVGVRIPDHAFIQDLAQVFGEPLALTSANLSSQASSLTVEEFQDLWPQLSLVIDGGPIGDGQSPEYRLGSTVVDLSVPGKFGIIRPGCALESTTAILRQKYGLLPSHGSGSCS, from the exons ATGTCTCCGGCGCGCCGGTGCGGGGCGCTGAGGGCCGCGGTGGCTGCCGGCGCGGGGCTGAGCGAGGGGCCGGCGGGCTCCGCGCGGAGGGGCCGCCTCCTGCGCGCGCCGAGCCGGCTGCTGCGGctccctgggggcggggccgtgcGGGCCGCAAGCCCGGAGCGCGCCGGCTGGACCGAGGCGCTGCGGGCCGCCGTGGCCGAGCTGCGCGCCGGCGCCGTGGTGGCCGTGCCCACCGACACGCTGTACGGCCTGGCCTGCGCGGCGAGCTGCTCGGCGGCGCTGGACGCCGTGTACCGCCTCAAGGGCCGCAGCCACGCCAAGCCGCTGGCCGTCTGCCTGGGCCGCGTGGCCGACGTCTACAG GTACTGCCGCGTGAGCGTCCCCGAGGGACTCCTGAGAGACCTGCTGCCGGGCCCCGTGACCCTGGTGTTGGAGCGCTCGCAGGAGCTCAATCGGGACCTGAACCCCTGCACTCCT CTTGTCGGCGTCCGCATCCCGGACCACGCCTTCATCCAGGATCTGGCCCAGGTGTTCGGGGAACCACTCGCTCTCACCAGCGCCAACCTCAGCTCCCAGGCCAGTTCTCTGACCGTCGAG gAGTTCCAGGACCTCTGGCCTCAGTTATCCCTGGTCATTGACGGGGGACCCATTGGCGATGGTCAGAGCCCTGAGTATCGTCTGGGCTCAACTGTGGTTGACTTGTCTGTACCTGGAAAGTTTGGCATCATTCGTCCAGGCTG TGCCTTAGAAAGTACTACAGCCATCCTCCGACAGAAGTACGGGCTGCTCCCCTCACACGGATCCGGATCCTGCTCGTGA
- the MANEAL gene encoding glycoprotein endo-alpha-1,2-mannosidase-like protein isoform X2, with translation MITGSPQTTWYPPSSTPPISTTSRYGSHGAFYRYKNSMGKSLPLFYIYDSYLTSPEAWAHLLTPNGPHSIRNTPYDGVFIALLVEEGHTHDILAAGFDGMYTYFASNGFSFGSSHQNWKAVKNFCDANNLLFIPSVGPGYIDTSIRPWNNHNTRNRVNGKYYETALQAALMVRPEIVSITSFNEWHEGTQIEKAVPKKTPTRLYLDYLPHQPSLYLELTRRWAEHFIKEKEQWLM, from the exons ATGATAACGGGGAGCCCTCAGACGACCTGGTACCCGCCATCCTCGACACCGCCCATCAGTACAacatccag GTATGGCTCCCACGGTGCGTTTTACCGCTATAAGAACAGCATGGGTAAGAGCCTCCCACTCTTTTATATCTACGACTCATACCTGACATCCCCGGAGGCCTGGGCCCACCTCCTGACACCCAACGGGCCCCACTCCATCCGCAACACCCCCTATGACGGGGTCTTCATCGCGCTGCTGGTGGAGGAGGGCCACACTCACGACATCCTGGCTGCTGGGTTTGACGGCATGTACACCTACTTCGCCTCCAACGGTTTCTCCTTCGGCTCCTCCCACCAGAACTGGAAAGCCGTGAAGAACTTCTGTGATGCCAACAACCTCCTGTTCATTCCCAGCGTGGGGCCTGGCTACATTGACACCAGCATCCGGCCTTGGAACAACCACAATACTCGGAACAGGGTCAACGGCAAGTACTATGAGACGGCCCTGCAGGCGGCCCTGATGGTGAGGCCCGAGATCGTCTCCATCACCTCGTTCAACGAATGGCACGAGGGCACCCAGATCGAGAAGGCCGTTCCCAAGAAGACGCCGACACGTCTGTATCTGGACTACCTGCCTCACCAGCCCAGCCTGTACCTGGAGCTGACCCGCCGCTGGGCAGAGCACTTCATCAAGGAGAAAGAGCAATGGCTGATGTGA